In one Actinomycetota bacterium genomic region, the following are encoded:
- a CDS encoding cell wall-binding repeat-containing protein has translation MGARPSRLLAVVALVATALLAAPRPAAAIVTDVLYGKSRYSTAVAVSKASYPATSTAAVLANGTAWADALGGSALAGAADGPILLTYHDVIPDMVVQELMRLKPSRVYVLGGKTSMKPGIESRVRAALPAATVVRLGGSDRYAVALRVAEETRALRGTAVGTGFVVTGRTFADALSCAPLAAAEGWPIYLTAPGRVNGPVIAAMKAHGVTDVVIAGGSTSVPLATESALRGAFGASHLTRVGGGDRYAVSVGLADYAVAHAGFSWAGPTFASGVTPADALAGSVLAAQRASPTLLLAADRVPNVVAGRLWSARQQVHALTFFGGPATVPPHVRTETAHALLAPYFSHSRAMDHVRAIAGLGVRTAGSSAERKAADYVASQLASFGYAITTQTFSIPGDRTSRNVVAELPGSLPGVIVLGAHIDTKSPSPGANDNASGVGVTLELARNLALAETPLPTVRFVAFGAEEISGKTAADHHFGSRYYVSALSSAQKKAITSMVSIDMVGYGGTFNVRNLGAASMATVRGLREWAAYCDQPLPYLKDPSSTGWSDHEAFEFAGISSAWLQWRSDPVYHTARDTASHVQPDRVRRTGRLVRGWLIGQVASADR, from the coding sequence GTGGGCGCACGCCCCAGTAGGCTGCTCGCTGTCGTCGCGCTGGTTGCGACCGCACTGCTCGCCGCACCCCGTCCGGCTGCCGCCATCGTGACGGATGTGCTCTACGGCAAGTCGCGCTACAGCACCGCTGTCGCCGTCTCCAAGGCGAGCTACCCGGCCACCTCGACGGCCGCCGTTCTGGCCAACGGCACGGCATGGGCCGACGCGCTCGGCGGCTCGGCGCTTGCGGGTGCAGCCGACGGCCCGATTCTGCTCACATACCACGACGTGATCCCGGACATGGTCGTGCAGGAGCTCATGCGGCTCAAGCCGTCGCGGGTCTACGTCCTTGGCGGGAAGACCTCGATGAAGCCGGGAATCGAATCGCGCGTTCGGGCGGCGCTGCCGGCCGCGACGGTCGTGCGTCTCGGAGGCTCCGACCGCTACGCCGTTGCGCTGCGCGTGGCCGAGGAGACCCGGGCGCTTCGCGGCACCGCCGTCGGGACCGGTTTCGTCGTCACCGGGCGGACGTTCGCCGACGCGCTCTCATGTGCTCCGCTAGCGGCGGCAGAGGGGTGGCCGATCTACCTGACCGCGCCCGGGCGGGTGAACGGCCCCGTCATCGCCGCCATGAAAGCGCACGGCGTGACCGACGTCGTGATCGCGGGCGGGAGCACCTCGGTGCCGCTCGCGACCGAAAGCGCGCTGCGCGGCGCGTTCGGCGCTTCGCACCTCACGCGCGTCGGCGGGGGAGACCGCTACGCGGTCTCGGTCGGCCTCGCCGACTACGCTGTCGCACATGCGGGCTTCTCCTGGGCGGGGCCGACCTTCGCCTCCGGCGTGACCCCCGCCGACGCGCTCGCAGGAAGCGTGCTCGCCGCGCAGCGCGCGTCGCCCACGCTCCTGCTCGCCGCCGACCGCGTGCCGAACGTGGTTGCGGGGCGGTTGTGGAGCGCCCGGCAGCAGGTACATGCGCTCACATTCTTCGGCGGCCCGGCGACGGTTCCGCCGCACGTCCGGACCGAGACCGCGCACGCCTTGCTCGCGCCGTACTTCTCGCACAGCCGTGCGATGGACCACGTGCGGGCGATCGCCGGTCTGGGCGTACGCACAGCAGGCTCCTCGGCGGAACGCAAAGCGGCCGACTACGTGGCCTCGCAGCTTGCGTCGTTCGGCTACGCGATCACCACGCAGACGTTCTCGATACCGGGCGACAGGACTTCGCGAAACGTTGTGGCGGAACTGCCCGGCTCGCTACCGGGTGTGATCGTGCTCGGAGCGCATATCGACACGAAGTCGCCCTCGCCCGGCGCCAACGACAATGCGTCCGGCGTCGGGGTCACGCTCGAACTGGCGCGCAATCTCGCGCTCGCGGAGACTCCGCTGCCCACCGTGCGCTTCGTAGCATTTGGAGCGGAAGAGATTTCCGGCAAGACGGCGGCGGACCACCATTTCGGGTCGCGATACTACGTCTCGGCGCTGTCCTCGGCACAGAAGAAGGCCATCACATCGATGGTTTCGATCGACATGGTGGGGTACGGCGGAACCTTCAACGTGCGCAACCTCGGGGCCGCATCGATGGCGACCGTGCGAGGTCTGCGTGAGTGGGCGGCCTACTGCGACCAGCCGCTGCCGTACCTGAAGGACCCGAGTTCAACCGGCTGGAGCGACCACGAGGCGTTCGAGTTCGCGGGCATCTCCTCGGCGTGGCTCCAGTGGAGGAGCGACCCCGTATATCACACCGCACGCGACACGGCTTCTCACGTGCAGCCGGATCGCGTGCGGCGAACAGGGCGACTTGTGCGCGGCTGGCTGATCGGCCAGGTCGCGAGTGCCGATCGCTAG
- a CDS encoding helix-turn-helix domain-containing protein, with protein sequence MEELWDIARVAEYLGVTERTVYNKVRGGDLPAVKVGRLWRVRPSDLEAWLSSRATAASPATFARESTASPSRGDLERLLTGLEDSVARRMAFVGLLTRAVESLGWPAPVIVGGNAVEFYTAGGYATMDIDVAGASEPLAQVLSGWGFLRKGRHWYDDALALLIEAPGGALGAEQLAHVATVDVRGVRAHVLGIEDLIVDRLCACVHWADEESCAWAGTLLSTVPDIDMDYLRRRAAEEEVSGRLSALEETTGL encoded by the coding sequence ATGGAAGAGCTGTGGGACATTGCCCGAGTGGCCGAGTATCTCGGCGTCACCGAGCGCACGGTGTACAACAAAGTGCGCGGCGGCGATCTGCCGGCGGTCAAGGTCGGACGGTTGTGGCGGGTGCGCCCGTCGGACCTCGAGGCATGGTTATCGTCGCGCGCAACAGCCGCGTCCCCGGCCACGTTTGCCCGCGAGAGTACAGCAAGTCCGTCGCGCGGCGACCTCGAGCGGTTGCTCACGGGTCTCGAAGACTCCGTTGCCCGGCGCATGGCATTCGTCGGGCTTCTCACGCGGGCTGTTGAGTCGCTCGGATGGCCCGCGCCGGTCATTGTTGGTGGCAACGCGGTCGAATTCTACACGGCAGGCGGCTACGCCACGATGGACATCGACGTCGCCGGTGCATCCGAGCCTCTCGCGCAGGTTCTCTCGGGGTGGGGCTTCTTGCGAAAGGGCCGACACTGGTACGACGATGCACTCGCCCTTCTCATCGAGGCTCCGGGCGGGGCGCTTGGCGCCGAGCAGCTAGCGCATGTCGCGACCGTGGACGTGCGCGGGGTTCGGGCGCACGTCCTTGGCATTGAAGACCTGATCGTGGACCGTCTGTGCGCATGCGTACACTGGGCTGACGAGGAGTCATGCGCTTGGGCGGGGACGCTTCTGAGTACTGTGCCCGACATCGACATGGACTACCTGCGGCGCCGCGCCGCCGAAGAAGAGGTCAGCGGGCGGCTGTCCGCGCTCGAGGAGACGACCGGGCTGTGA